The segment acacacggaacacacacacggaacacacacagcacacacacggaacacacacacggaacacacatggaacacacacggaacacacacacggaacacacacagcacacacacggaacacacacacggaacacacacacggaacacacacagcacacacacggaacacacacggaacacacacggaacacacacagcacacacacggaacacacacacggaacacacacacggaacacacacggcacacacacggaacacacacacggaacacacacagcacacacacggaacacacacacggaacacacacagcacacacacggaacacacacggaacacacacggaacacacacagcacacacacggaacacacacacggaacacacacacggaacacacacacagcacacacacggaacacacacacggaacacacacggaacacacacacggaacacacacagcacacacacggaacacacacggaacacacacggaacacacacggaacacacacagcacacacacggaacacacacacggaacacacacacggaacacacacacagcacacacacggaacacacacacggaacacacacatggaacacacacggaacacacacacggaacacacacagcacacacacggaacacacacatggaacacacacacggaacacacacagcacacacacggaacacacacggaacacacacacggcacacacacggaacacacacagcacacacacggaacacacacggaacacacacggaacacacacggaacacacacggcacacacacggaacacacacagcacacacacagcacacacacagcacacacacggaacacacacagcacacacacggaacacacacggaacacacacacggaacacacacggaacacacacggaacacacacagcacacacacggaacacacacggaacacacacggaacacacacagcacacacacagcacacacacggaacacacggaacacacacggaacacacacggaacacacacagcacacacacggaacacacacggaacacacacagcacacacacggaacacacacggaacacacacggaacacacacagcacacacacggaacacacacggaacacacacagcacacacacagcacacacacggaacacacacagaacacacacggaacacacacagcacacacacggaacacacacggaacacacacggcaCACACAcggcacacacacagcacacacagcacacacatggaacacacacacggaacacacacacggaacacacacagcacacacacggaacacacacacggaacacacatggaacacacacggaacacacacacggaacacacacagcacacacacggaacacacacacggaacacacacacggaacacacacagcacacacacggaacacacacggaacacacacggaacacacacagcacacacacggaacacacacacggaacacacacacggaacacacacggcacacacacggaacacacacacggaacacacacagcacacacacggaacacacacacggaacacacacagcacacacacggaacacacacggaacacacacggaacacacacggaacacacacagcacacacacggaacacacacacggaacacacacacggaacacacacacagcacacacacggaacacacacacggaacacacacggaacacacacacggaacacacacagcacacacacggaacacacacggaacacacacggaacacacacggaacacacacagcacacacacggaacacacacacggaacacacacacggaacacacacacagcacacacacggaacacacacacggaacacacacatggaacacacacggaacacacacacggaacacacacagcacacacacggaacacacacacggaacacacacatggaacacacacggaacacacacacggaacacacacagcacacacacggaacacacacacggaacacacacagcacacacacggaacacacacatggaacacacacacggaacacacacagcacacacacggaacacacacacggaacacacacggaacacacacacggaacacacacggaacacacacggaacacacacggaacacacacacggaacacacacagcacacacacggaacacacacacggaacacacacacggaacacacacggaacacacacggaacacacacggaacactcTAGAACTTTCTTCCGAGCTGAGAAACAACAAACCCTGAACCTTCAGATAATTCTGGAACCTTTAACACATCACAACATAAACAAAACGtatgtaaacattaataaattacgtttgtttgtttatttgtttgtttaggcCGTGTTTGATGTGGATAAGAACAAAGGCTTGATCCTGATCGAGGTGTGGGAGGGGCTGACACCTGATGACATCAGAAAATGTACAGGCACTGATTTTGAGGTGAGTGATGCATGTAGGGAAATGAAGTCTGAAGTCTTTCATTCAACGTTTTTAACATAAAAGCCTCAAGACCTCAAGAAATCgtatttaattacttttatttactttattttgttctgttattattaaactggAGGATAAAAGCActtaggatgatgtaaaatgcctctatatatagagagatcacacagagatcagacagataaacagtaaatcctgtttgtgtttgtattcgCTCTCTCAGGTTTCTCCCGATTTGAAGCCGATGCAGCAGATCTGAAGAAGCCGGCGGCGCTGGTTGCTGAAGAGGGACGGAGTGAAGACGACGGGGTTGCTGTGTAGCGTCCATGTTTAGGTTAGGATGAGGGAGCGTGTAGTGAATGTGCAGGTCAGTCAGAGAGGGTTTAAACCTCGACGCGAATCATCGAACCCCGAATGATTCGTTCTTTTTATTAGACGTGCGTTTGAGCTGCCTTACAGGTACGAGCAGTAAAATCTGggaccacctcactgtccatgttatcagctccacttaccatatagaagcactttgtagttctacaattactgactgtagtccatctgtttctctacatgctttgttagccccctttcatgctgttctacaatggtcaggacccccacagagcaggtattatttaggtggtggatgattctcagcactgcagtgacactgacatggtggtggtgtgttagtgtgtgttgtgctggtatgagtggatcagacacagcggcgctgctggagtttttaaacaccgtgtccactcactgtccactctattagacactcctacctagtcggtccaccttgtagatgtaaagtcagagacgatcgctcatctattgctgctgtttgagtcgctcatcttctagaccttcatcagtggtcacaggacgccgcccacggggtgctgtcgactggatatttttggttggtggacgattctcagtccagcaccagcacaccaccaccatgtcagtgtcactgcagtgctgagaatgatccaccacctaaataatacctgctctgtggtggtcctgtgggggtcctgaccattgaagaacagggtgaaagggggtaacaaagcatgcagagaaacagatggactacagtcagtaattgtagaactacaaagtgcttctatatggtaagtggagctgataaaatggacagtgaggtggttttaatgttatggctgatcggtgtgttttGGAGTGGATTGAGATCAGGTCACTTTATTAAGAATGTGCATCAAAAAATTTGaataatttataaattaataatattgtgTGTTTAATATCGTGATTTATTGGATAATTGAAAATCGGATCGTGCTTAATGTGAAAAATGAGGAAAAAGTTCATGAaggaaaattaataaatcaatcatcagTCGTTACCAAGACGACAAACTGCTCGTCATATCAATATCGCAATAAACCAGAGAATCGATTATCGCACCTGCCTTACATTCGTTCTGATTTACTGTTATGTTTGTACAGAATAAACCTTTTTCTCTCACTCATTCTTTTATAGTCTTTAATCTGAATTCATACACATTAGAGTCACTGTTTACAGCCAGACGAGCTTCAATCCTTCTCTGAAGGCTTTCTGAtgggacactggagcttctttagGAGGGAAATCGTCCAGTTCTTCTGGACACTTTACACTCCGGGACTTCCTACCTTACATTCATCCTGAATAATTTAAGCTGCAcggtgctgtgaaaaagtatttgccccccttCCTGATTTCATTTTGAATGTTCTTTATTTGCTTGGTGCTTAGTTTATTCTTTAAGGTTCTTAAATTGAACGTCATGTAAGACAAAGATGACCGGAGTGACCACAACATCACCGACACCGACGGTCTCTGTGTGGGAAAAGTAATCGCCCCCCCCTTAGTTACTCTCTGAAAAcccattgtaattaatgcaaTAATGCTAGTTAGTTAGACTAGACATGCCCAGGTTTGATTAGTCAAGACCTGTTGGATCAAAATACATCCACTCATACacggctccggtttcctcccacagtctaaagacgtgcaagtgaggtgaaccggagatacaaaaatgtccatgacCGGGAttatgaactcctcggttcgaaactcgacgttgccaccggtcagctgggcgccatctagcgggcataatcggcagtgcctgcagcagacacggttctgctagggcgggatgaccggactatgtgggtgagcAGCAccatacccacctcgactgcaatcgaggatccccagcagcggaagacagattgactacgttaaattgggagaaaaatgcataacatGGCCAATTGGTGTTTGCTGCAGGCgctgccgattatgcccgctagatggcgcccaaaccgaggagttcagaatctctgcgctggtgtgctagcggaatatccaccTGGGTGCGTCTTAGTTACTCTCTTAAATAATTAACTCGaagtaattaataatacaaatgaaTTAGACTAGACACGCCCAGATTTGATTAGTAAAGCCCTGTTGGATCTAATGATTGCttgaataaaatacattcactcATCCGGTGGGTCGGgtcgcactgtcgcctcacagcaagaaggtcctgggttcggtccccaggtggagccgtccgggtcctttctctgtgcagtttgcatgttctccccatgtcttggtctcctccgggagctccgttttcctcccacagaactGGAGTAACAACTTGAGATACAGAAAAATAtcaatgtaataaatgttttatgatTATTCGTGTATATTGAAGAGATGAGAGAGGAACACATGGGTTTTATAAACGATGCGTGAAGATGGAAAGATCATGTATGCGATCAGCCGACGAGTCGGCTTGGTGCTACCAGGAAACCATGGCAACCGGCGGTCAGGACCGTCGTGGTGTGTGGAGAGGGTTCGGCACTAATGTGATGCGTTTGGGGGGAAACGCTAAATTGTGTTGctctaaatgctgcaaatgctcGAGACTCTCGACTGCAcgccaaccccccccccccccccccaaacacacacacacactcgagaCGCCGTCAGCATGTGTGTAAGGggtggagggggtgtgtgtgtgtgtgctgcgcCGTAGAGCCAATCGAGCATTTGTAGAGAGGATCGGGATCAAGCTCGAGAACAGCATGGCATCATCTCAGGGTAAAGGAGAGCTGCGTCTCTCGGACTGGATGGCGAATTTACCGTCCAACCTGCACACCATACCCCTCACCAACCTGGCCGTCCCCGGTGAGTGTGAGCTGAGCCTCGTACCCGTGTGTGGCTGCATGTGGAGGTGATGTGGTCTGATGCAGGATGCTGCAGGATGTGTGTGTTTCATTAGCATCAGGAGCTCTTTAATTCTGATGAGACCCGAACCCGTGTGGAGGCGCCTGTGCACCAACCTGCAGGATTAAAcgctgttgctgctgctgcgCGGTGAAGCTCTCGGCTCTAGAAGGTCAACGCTACTTGTTGCTTCAGGGCTGAAAACAACTGTGTGTgatttgtgtgcgtgtgtgtagtgtttgtgcatTGTAGTTTTctctgtgtagtgtgtgtgtgttgtgtgtgtcaACCCTTATAACGGCAGCAGTACTTAGTATTGCtactgtgtatgtgtagtaATTGTGTAGTAACTGTGTAATTATATAGTGTGGTGTTAGTGTAGTGTgcctgtgtttctgtgtgtaatgtttgtgtgtttagtgtgtgtgtaatgtttgtgcatagtgtttgtgtactgtagtgtgtgtgtatgtgtggtgtttgtgtagtttgtgtgtggtgtttgtgtatCGTAGTGTTTGTGTACGTGTAGTAATTGTGTAATTATACAGTGTGGTGTTAGTGTAGTGTGCCTGTGTGtataatgtttgtgtgtttagtgtttgtgtgcacggtttgtgtgtagagtgtatgtatagtgtgtgtaatgtttgtgtatgtgtagtaattgtgtggtgttagtgtagtgtgtgtgtgtttgtgtgtaatgtttgtgtgtgtagtgtttgtgtgtgtttgtgtagtaattgtgtggtgtctgtgtgtttggtgtgtagtgtgtgtagtgattgtgtggtgttagtgtagtgtgtgtgtttgtgtgtaatgtttgtgtgtttagtgtgtgtagagtgtatatgtagtgtttgtgtgtgtacagtgtatgtatagtgtgtgtagtgtttgtgtgaagtgtgtgtagtgtttgtgtattggagtgatagtgtgtatgtgaaagtgtgtgtaatgtttgtttaGAGTGTGTagagtgtatatgtagtgtgtgcagtgtttgtgcgcaatgtttgtgtgttgtgtgttgtgtgtgtgtcatgtttgagtagtttgtgtgtgtgtgtgtgtgtagagtgtatatgtagtgtgtgcagtgtttgtgcgcaatgtttgtgtgttgtgtgttgtgtgtgtgtcatgtttgagtagtgtgtgtgtgtgtgtagagtgtatatgtagtgtttgaGTATAcggtttgtgtgttgtgtgtgatgtatgtgtagtgtgtgtgtattgtagtgtttctgtgtgtgtgtgaccttgtGGAGTAAAAAGTTGTGCAGCTGTTAGTGTGTTGGGCCCCGgcgacctgggttcaaaccaaGCTTCCACCCACTGACTTTTAagggtttggcatgttctcttcaCTCAGGTTTGCCAGTTGGTGAATTGGCTTCAATAAAGTGTCTCGTtacataatcagattattaattaaatcattattaataaacGTGTCAAAACAGTCGGAAAGTTTAAGTAGCGcctgacccacagtgaccctgaccaggaccaagaatgagaatgaataaataaaacagctcagaggtttatttaattgatctgtgtgtgtctgagggagagagagaggtgtgtgtgtgtgtgtgtgtgtgtgtgtgtgtgtgtgtgtgtgtgtgtgtgtgtgtgtgtgtgtgtgtgtgtgtgtgtgtgtgtgtgtgtgtgtgtgtctgagggagagggtgtgtgtgtgtgtgtgtgagtgtgtgtgtgtgtgtgtctgagggagagggtgtgtgtgtgtgtgtgtgtgtgtgtgtgtgtgtgtttggtgatgAGATCATTCTAAGACGCAGAAACCCAGCAGCTCAAATGTTTAGTGATTGTTAGAATAACAGAAGCAGAACGgtactgctgtgtgtgtgtgtgtgtgtgtgtgtgttatttatacATCTGTACATGTGGAGGTGTTGCACAGCTTCGACATGGGTTTAAATCCTGCCTTTAAATTGTTCATTTCAGTTTTGAGTGAATAAAGTTTTTGTTTTGAAGCTTTTGAGGTGTTAATTATTAACACTTATTTAGAGGgttggtgttttggtgtttgGGTTGGTGTTTGTGCTGGTGCGTTGGTGTTTGGGTCGGTGTTTGGGCTGGTGCGTTGGTGTTTGGGTCGGTGTTTGGTTGGTGTTTGGGTCGGTGTTTGGTTGGTGTTTGGGTCGGTGTTTGGTTGGTGTTTGGGTTGGTGTGTTGGGTCGGTGTTTGGGTTGATATTTTGATGTTTGGGTTGGTGTTTTGGTTTTTAAGTATTTGTTTGGTGTGttggtgtttaggttggttttttttggtgtttcAATTTGGTGTTTGGGTTGGTGTTTGGGTTGGTGTATTGGGTCGGTGTATTGGGTCGGTGTTTGGTTGGTGTTTGGGTTGGTGTGTTGGGTCGGTGTTAGGGTTGATATTTTGATGTTTGGGTTGGTGTTTTGGTTTTTAAGTATTTGTTTGGTGTGttggtgtttaggttggttttttttggtgtttcAATTTGGTGTTTGGGTCAGTGTTTGGTTGGTGTGTTGGGTGTGTTTGGGCAGTGTTGGgttggtgttttggtgtttgGGTCAGTGTTTGGTTGAAGCGGTGTAGCTGAAGCTGATGTTGTACAGTCGCTGGCTCTGTTCTTTATAAAGACTGGTGAGTATTTCAGCTCCGggtgtctgtttctgttttatggctcattattaaatctgctgGTTATTCAGGTCATAAATCACAGCTCACATCAGCTGCTTTCAAAACTAGATCTGCTGGTTTAGTGGATCAGATCTCAGTGGATCTCAGTGGATCTCAGTGGATTCTGATCATGCAGCTCATCAAAGCAAAAACACCTGAACATTTATTCATCAGTAAACACGtctttatatttcatatttcgGTCCATCTGACTGAGTGTTGATCCTCTAATCCTGCACCTCGTGCACCTCGTTCACCTCGTCCCAACAAATCAGATCAACCAGCAGATTGAACGACTGATATTTGCAGAGTCACGATGAGAACAAAGTTTAATCTGAGTGTTTCTGAGCTGGAGCTGGGAGATGTTTGAGAAGATGTTTACGAAGATGGTTGAGGAGATGTTTGAGAAGATAGTTGAGATGTTTGAGGAGATATGTGGGGAGGTTTGAGAAGATGCTTGAGAAGAGACTTGAGAAGATGTTTGAGAAGATGATTGAGGTTTGAGGAGATGTTTGAGGAGATGTTCAATGAGATATTTGAGGAGATGTTCGAGGAGATATTTGGGGAGATGTTTGGGGAGATGTTTGAGAAGATGCTTGAGAAGATGTTCAAGATATTTGAGGAGATTTGAGAAGATGATTGAGGAGGTTTGAGATGTTTGAGGGGATTTTTGGGGATGTTTGAGGAGATGTTTGAGGGGATGTTTGAGGAGATGTTTGAGGAGATGTTTAAGGGGATGTTTGTGAAGTTGTTTGAGGAGATGTATGATGAGATGTTTGAGGAGATGTTTGAGATGTACGTTACAATATTAGTcgtaattaaaatgaaacacattttaattgattatttgcAGGATCTCACGACTCCTTCAGCTTCTACATTGATGAAGCTTCTCCCGTTGGGCCTGAACAGCCTGAAACGGTGCAGAATTTCGTCTCGGTTTTTGGAGCCGTGGCCAAAAAGCTGATGCGTAAATGGCTCGCCACACAAACCATGAACTTCTCCAACCAGCTGGAGGCCGGAATCCGGTTCTTCGACCTCCGCATCTCCACCAAACCCCGGGATCCTGAAAACGAGCTCTACTTCGCTCACGGGCTCTTCAGCGCCACCGTACGAGAAGGTTTGGAGCAGATCAGCACGTTCCTCTCGTCCCACGCCAGAGAGATCGTCTTTCTGGACTTCAATCACTTCTACGGCGTGCAGAACCTGCACCACGAGAAGCTGGTGCAGATGTTACGCACGGTCTTCGGGGACCGTCTGTGCCCCGCCGTGTTCGCCGAGGAGGTCAGTCTGAGGTATCTGTGGGAGAAGGAGTACCAGGTGCTGGTGTTCTATCACAACCCCATGGCGCTGGAGGTGCCCTTCCTGTGGCCGGGCCAGATGATGCCGGCTCCGTGGGCTAACACCACCGACCCGGAGAAACTCATCCAGTTCCTTCAGACCTCGGTGACCGAGCGCAGGCGGAAGGGGACGTTCTTCGTGTCTCAGATGGTCCTCACGCCCAAAGCCAGCACCGTCATAAAGGGAGTTGGCAGCGGGCTGAGAGAGACCATCACCGAGAGGTGAGTCTGGTCC is part of the Trichomycterus rosablanca isolate fTriRos1 chromosome 7, fTriRos1.hap1, whole genome shotgun sequence genome and harbors:
- the plcxd3 gene encoding PI-PLC X domain-containing protein 3 yields the protein MASSQGKGELRLSDWMANLPSNLHTIPLTNLAVPGSHDSFSFYIDEASPVGPEQPETVQNFVSVFGAVAKKLMRKWLATQTMNFSNQLEAGIRFFDLRISTKPRDPENELYFAHGLFSATVREGLEQISTFLSSHAREIVFLDFNHFYGVQNLHHEKLVQMLRTVFGDRLCPAVFAEEVSLRYLWEKEYQVLVFYHNPMALEVPFLWPGQMMPAPWANTTDPEKLIQFLQTSVTERRRKGTFFVSQMVLTPKASTVIKGVGSGLRETITERALTGMMQWIRSQRPGESGVNIITADFVELGDFVSAVITLNYYVGDEEENAT